A window of Sebastes umbrosus isolate fSebUmb1 chromosome 6, fSebUmb1.pri, whole genome shotgun sequence genomic DNA:
GTTTGGATCAGATTAAACTGTAGGCTATGCCTGTGATTGGTCCCTGTATCTAGATCcatgtgaaaagaaaagtgattGGTTCCCAAATAATTGGATCCAACTCCCAGCTGTGTGTTAACTCTGCCCTTGTGTATATTATTGAACTGAATCTAAAAACTTCACACACTCTGAAGAAGGCTCTGTGCTGAAATGCATCAGTGTATGTCTATTGTGATGTGAGccaattaaacaagtgaaatgttAGCATTTTTTCCtccttgattttgaaatctgggatgTGCTACCCTATCACTTTTTTATGCTTATTGGACTTTGGGTCTAGCACTCCACCGTGAATCCCAATGTTGAAGCGCAACCTCCTCTACCAAAACAAAAGCCTGTgaaatatgtactgtatatataaatattctgGACCCCACTTAATTATGATGCAGAAAGATtataattttgtgttttctctttctgtaGATAGTCTATGTGGCTCGTAATGCAAAGGACAATGCAGTGTCCAATTACCATTTTGCCCGCATGAACAGTAATTCTCCAGAACCAGGAGACTGGAGCACCTTTCTACAGAATTTCATGGAGGGAAAGGGTGAGTTCAAAGTACTTATAGGTTGCGTCGGAAATTCCAtattaacatgctatttagtacgctaaaacagtatgtaagatttttagtatgtccgaaaccttagtatgaagtGCTGGACACTaaggcggcataaatatcccacaattcaatacggtagtgaagacaacgttcataacagatgttgacagacagctctgtaaactcaataacgcttcaatttaactttgactgtaagatttcactttgctagccgtaatatttatttaaatgaattcagactttgattctcacaaatcattgttttggtcacatgagtttggcacgggttaccatggttacatgcCTCCctccggcaaggaggctctcaggaagtgacgacgtaaattactgctcagtgcgtccgaaaagatacatactactgcttattcacacaaaagtatgttgaacgatagtacacatatttgGTATGTAGAACGTCGTATGTGATTTCGGGCGGAGCCTTTGTGTAAAGGACGCACAATATGTCTTTtcctatagaccttttcattgccattctgttgctaaggcaacagctttggtccaagtttacttcctgtgagctactgcattaacaaacattgcaacaggaaatacaaagaggcccatttagaatgtttatgttatCAAGTTTGACAAGGTCTACATGTCCCCTCATGTATTATGCTGTGGCTTCAGTGGTGTATGGATCCTGGTATGACCATGTGAGCGGCTGGTGGGAGAAGAAACAGACTCATTCAAAATGTCACTGGGTGTTCTATGAAGATCTGATTAAGGTGAGCTGAGgtgtgtttgttggtgtgtTACGTAATCAATCTTGTACTCTTTAAAAAAACTGGACtttgaaatttgaaattttATAGGCTGttttattaatgaaaataaaatgtttacaaTCTGACCTCTGTTGGTCAttcatgttcatgtttattaatgttggttgcttgaaaaattacaacATGCTCTATAATGAAaggagtagtttgacattttgggaaatatgcttattcactttctaaTGGaaagttagatgaaaagatgcAAAGGCATAcccctctcatgtctgtacggtaaatatgaagctaaagtCAGaagatggttagcttagcttagcataagttAATAGCATAAGGAAAAAGTTAGCCTGGGTCCTCCTTCCTGGAGTCACTGCAGCGGAGACTCGGCGCTCGACCAAGTAATAGTTCAGCATTTAACCACCTGTAAAACGGTGACTGTCTGGATTCAAGGATGGAGTACAGGATGGAGAGACCCAAAATGCAGACAAGactggtggagcaacatgttctcatcccaactcgtcacataccgccgctttaggattaggcaacaaaaccactatagttaggtagaggaaaaaacaacatggttgagcttaaaactatgtttgtacagtgaaaatgacactgaatgttgtgaatagaggacacaaacaaacacacaactgattgtaacgtgacgcaagggacacgaacagcggtctcctggatgaaagccttgtgtttgttagcGAAGAAAACTGTGTCCTGGCTCCAGTTTCAGAGTGGTATCGAATTTCATATGTAAGAAAGAGTGTAAGcctaaatgtcaaactattcttcAAACCTACACCTTTAGTACGTTTCGTACATTGTAaggaaaagtgacagaaatcaGTGTTGCAATGAGATGTGTTAGAATAATATAGCCTTTTTAAGACTGGATGTTGATCTGAAAGATAACAACTATGCAtctttaatttatgttttacaAGGCTGACGCTAAGATTCTTACATTTTCCGCAGGACACGGGACGAGAGATAGACCGACTCTGTTCCTTCCTTGGTTTGACTCCTTCAgctgaggagaaggagagagtcaCAACTGAAGTGAAGTTTGACAATATGAAGCAGAACAAGATGTCCAACTTTTCCACTCTCTTAACTATGAATCAAAAAGTGTCTCCGTTCATGAGAAAAGGTACAGTTAACAATGTCTATTGGGAAAGCAGTTCCTTGCTAAGATGCTTTCTTTTTGCACCAAAATCTGTTCATTTATAACTgattttatttatcaattagTTGAATGATTCTCTCTGTTTCAGGGAAAGTTGGTGACTGGAAGAACCACTTCACTGTGGCCCAGCATGAAAAGTTTGATGAGGACTAcaagcagaaaatgaaaaatccTTTACTGCAGTTTTGTACTGAAGTTTAGAGGCCTATGCATAATGTCTTGAACTGCCATCTCCCGGTTCCCTCCCAGGGTCACATTTCTCCCATTTTTCTCCCgattttaaaaccttttttcctcATTCGTTATCTCAActtgtttctggcactgtataACGTATATaggccctactgtttccacccagacAACAATAGATATACTGCTCATACACTCACACAACACAGTTTGAGCTGGGCTCGGCGTACATCACAGCGTGCAGTGCCCatgttgggctttgctcgacgcagCGAAAAGCTGTCGTGGAGTGCCGCAAGCCTTTAGAAATAATGGGTTTTAGAGTGCATTGGTGGCGTTATCGCGTTGTCTGGAAGGACCTTcggtgagtgagagaaggagagagaaatggagagtactagagaaagaaatactcaagcaggagcaaaaatgaatgaatcaataaaaactgatgaatatctgtttatgccagagattaaCACATGCCAGAGgggtgaattattcagttttacttcctgagaattaaaagtaggtctatttaacataaaaatgctgttgcagtgtacttttttattttattttgttattttcattcttttaaagtcacTAGAATgtaggaaacaaagtctctgaaactatTTTTCATGATAGAGCTTGGTGTGCTGTATGTATCAATATGGGTGTGGTTTCCTTTCTTCAAACACTTTGACTTGACTAAGTTCCCAGTAGGATCGAAACATAGTCAGTAAAAATTGTGGCATAGAGTAGAAGATTTATTACTAACACAAGTGAAGAAACACACTGGGAGAAGAACAAAATACAACCAAGAGCAGTCAGAAGACAACATCCGTGATCTGGACAAGGTAGGCATATGTCTCCAGATAATTTTATATCTATAatacactgtttttttaaatatgctcACTTTCTAGTGGCCTTCAATACTTCTTTAACATGCAACATGGAACCAACATTTGTGAATGGACTCTTAGTCAGTGGTAGAATAAGTATTTAGATCCTTTACTagccctctgagacccacaatagacccgtttttgtcttttttaggggggtacagtgggtctttagggggagatagcaggtcaacagtagatgttacATAGAAATGGTGTACaccatctgaaagctgggaacctgaagattaatttgagatgcagctcagcactgtgtgtcaagctgttctagtcataaatcagaaaaaaacatgaatgaatgaattatttaaaataaattgtgaaagtgtataagggtttagaacattatgatagaagtatatgatggtcattccaaTGCTCAATTATGTcccaattttggggttgatatcatttgttacacagtgctgagctttcatttcattcatttgaaagctcagcactgtgtgtcaagctgCTTTAatcatgaatcagaaataaacatgaacaaataaaaaatacatttttgaatttTATAAGGGctaaaacattatgatagaagtatataatGGAAATTCCCATCCTCACTTATGTCACATAAGTTGTTGCACCAATTctttgggttgatatcatttgttacacagattttgtgctaaatttaactattttttccaattgagaattgataaaaagatcaataatccctccaaaataccacatgaagacaccaagaccttgaggaacaccatagaaaaagccatgctttgATTTGGTattaaaaacttttgacatttggagatttctgcaagaattgcatttttcaacgATTGGATGACGAACACTTCTgcaaactgctcagaaacccccttattgtcaatatacctttttttgtttgtttaagaaAACTGGTTTAAAGACACACCATATGTATATACTTTTCTCCATATATACGTGGgagaagaagtattcagatcctttacttaaaggaacagtgtgtaggatctggcggtatctttTCTCAACCcataacaaaaacacttaatccttcagtttatcagaaacaattcaaattcaaaatccTCAAATTTGGAAATACAAGGTTTTCCCTGAACAGGAAGAGTatgaaaaatgacttcaacAAATCAtcttaaaaagtattttttacttttaagatGATTTGTAGAAGTGATTTTCTAAGATAATTTGACTTCAGTTTGATTTCACaatgatcatatgttttgtaggttttgagtcttttctttttttctcttttcttttaaagatgGATGTATTTTCTCGACCAGAACTGTTTGATTTCCACGGAGTCTGGATGACTCACTATTTCACAGACAACTGGGAGAACGTTCAAAACTTTCAGGCCAGGCCAGATGATATACTCCTTGTATCATACCCCAAAGCAGGTCAGTTCACAAACATGAATAGAATGtgcttttctttcattcattttatgattattgtactatattatctttttatattcctccctctttcttttagGAAGCACGTGGGTCTCCTACATCCTTGACCTGCTGTGTTTTGGTCAGACATTTCCAGAGCGTGATACATCCATCCCTCTCACTGCAAGGGTGTTACACTTGGAGATCGCCATCACTTCTCTGCAGCTAGGTtgaatagtaataatagtagctCAGCCTATTACTGTAAGCTACTGAGATGTCTCACCCAGGAGTTCTTACCATTTGCTGTGTGTTGCGTTCCTTACAGAATTCGCagacatgttcttctgttttAGAATCACAATCCATTTATTGGCTTCACCGTGCATAAACGTCCATCTCCATTTTCCACAGATAACCAAACACACATAAGGCGTAGAGCATGACAAACAAGTGTTAGTGCTTCAGTTGTCAAAAACCAGAGTGCAGGAGAGTAGACGCAGCAAAAACATATTGCTACCTGACAACATCAGTGACTTTCCTTACATACGTGACTCGTGAGACCAGGATATTAACACAGCGAGACCTAATGTACACACAGAGAATAACAATTGCATTTTATGGTTATTCTAACACCATATTTGTCTCTTACACTCACCATATTTCTTatgtcacaaacatacaaacacttTTACGCAATGGTGGTAATTCTCAGCCTTTTACTTAAATCAGTAAACTAAATTGTTCACATTGAATCACATGccattgtgttgtattgtaaaGGTTGTGTGACAGGGAGTGTGAGATAACCCAGTGAGCATTTTTCCGTTGAAaagatgtttaaaaaatgactatgGTCACCGGTGAAAAGATATTTAAAGTTGGtttaaaagtgaaactttttcCGAAAACTATTTGAAGACGCTTGAACGTTCACTTTTAGACCATAATTCACCGGCATTTGCAATAGTGAAATGCTTCATCCTCTACATTGTGCTAATAATAGCCTATCGTCATTTTGTAGCCTAATTAAGAAACCACATTCAAATTTCTCAGTTGAAAGCCGGTATCCCGGTTAAATATCTAAATGTAAACGTTTAATCAACGTCTTCAAATAGTCGGTGGAAAAACGTTCACTTTTGAACTAGTTTTGAACGTCTTTTCACcacaacaatttttttaaacgccttttaaatttaaaacactgtaaaagtagcagtaatttacatatacagtaaagtcATACTAACACATCAACAGTTTCCActtaaaagacaaagaaaaccacGTGAGACAGGCTGCAATTAATTTAaacaatctaaataaaaacaatttaaatacaACATGAACAATGttcattaaatacaataaatatttttgtCAAAGCCATCCCCACTGGACCTCTGCAGGAGCCTGTTTCAGGTGGTCTGCCATATGGTGGTACAAGTAACATTagtaaaaagaaatattatcATCGGGAAAGGGTGAATGTCCATCAAGGGTCACTTTTGAACCAATTTTGAACGTCTTTTCACCGGTGACCACAGtccttttttaaatgtcttttcaaCAGAAAATGCTCACTGAGGAGGGTATCCTATCTCTATTACACAGTATCACATTGTTTGTATGTTGCTGTATGACAAATAACAATGTTTCAGTCCTCTTCTTGTTTGCACATGACACTTTGTTGTTTTCACTCCCGACCCCATCCAAACT
This region includes:
- the LOC119490176 gene encoding cytosolic sulfotransferase 2-like, producing the protein MELPPRPTVFDFHGVPMTKYYTGEIQNFKARPEDILIATYPKSGTTWVCYILDLLYFGQTCPERQASIPLHERVPFLEICSPFQSTGMDLADQIRTTPRLIKTHLPVQLVPKSFWEQNSKIVYVARNAKDNAVSNYHFARMNSNSPEPGDWSTFLQNFMEGKVVYGSWYDHVSGWWEKKQTHSKCHWVFYEDLIKDTGREIDRLCSFLGLTPSAEEKERVTTEVKFDNMKQNKMSNFSTLLTMNQKVSPFMRKGKVGDWKNHFTVAQHEKFDEDYKQKMKNPLLQFCTEV